Proteins encoded within one genomic window of Manis pentadactyla isolate mManPen7 chromosome 4, mManPen7.hap1, whole genome shotgun sequence:
- the LOC118923086 gene encoding cleavage and polyadenylation specificity factor subunit 6-like produces MKSCAPAPAAPPHSPPLARLPGRGGRPQPIHTPVPPPPGRKLQDPARGDSAVIQPRRRARICPSALQVLRCTRRRLPVAPGPKGPQPPGPPAPKPSRTAAPMSSLGGQQLAFLGFALKLSGKRMLSHILLSGIVQVSDLSQLP; encoded by the exons ATGAAGAGCTGCGCGCCCGCCCCCGCCGCTCCTCCCCACTCCCCGCCCCTGGCCCGGTTGCCCGGTCGCGGTGGGCGGCCCCAGCCAATCCACACCCCTGTCCCGCCTCCTCCGGGTAGGAAACTCCAAGACCCTGCAAGGGGTGATTCAGCTGTGATTCAGCCACGCCGTCGCGCGCGAATCTGCCCTTCGGCTCTTCAGGTGCTGCGGTGCACCCGCCGTCGGCTTCCCGTAGCCCCAGGCCCCAAGGGCCCCCAGCCGCCCGGCCCCCCGGCCCCCAAGCCATCCAGGACGGCGGCCCCGATGTCCAGCCTGGGAGGGCAGCAG cttgCTTTTCTGGGCTTTGCTCTGAAATTGTCAGGCAAGAGGATGTTAAGTCATATTCTACTGAGTGGCATTGTACAAG TCTCTGACCTGAGTCAGCTTCCCTAA